In the Chryseobacterium sp. MYb264 genome, one interval contains:
- a CDS encoding fibrinogen-like YCDxxxxGGGW domain-containing protein has protein sequence MKKLFSLLLMTTITLFFSQVGIGTTTPRGGLDINKPTTNVYGLVLPTNSDPANMQNPQGGSIAEGTIMYDSTKDCVRLYKKSTNGGSSGWSDCLDAGSSSSNDVTVDCSASGNGFDGHYKKGTALTPGNTFKVTIVNNSLSVVNFSFNTNDLTLSGVGGITVASVNPATVNMNGGESAQVTYTLSGTPDGCGTLQGDWVKRSLHCTATVSVEAATVFDCSKAAWSVAVSPEYKLTGLMNGQSYSGVYSIPYSDGDCSIAPDVLSAEGLTFSYAGGPVSGSGTIDYVLSGTYQGADHGAVTFTTASGCQVYIGVCSSCKELLAQVPGTSDGVYWIDPDHEGTGFSPIKAQCDMSTDGGGWTLILNYLHQAGATSPALNIRLATLPVIGSSTLGDNEAENADFWGNAGRALQFALNSTEYLFYGITSAHSRVIHFKTSHAASINYFKTGSGNAGGIRSSFTPFSDHTAMIPGAANNAIATTISGRELCEFPFFRSGQNHWGIAGYNNRWEVDDYPNNGSANTLHRVWVR, from the coding sequence ATGAAAAAATTATTTTCTTTATTGTTAATGACAACAATTACTTTGTTTTTTAGTCAGGTAGGAATAGGCACAACGACTCCTCGAGGAGGTTTGGACATCAACAAACCTACCACTAATGTTTACGGACTGGTACTGCCCACGAATTCCGATCCTGCCAATATGCAGAATCCTCAGGGAGGAAGTATTGCGGAAGGCACTATTATGTACGACAGCACAAAGGATTGTGTGAGACTTTATAAAAAAAGTACGAATGGAGGCTCTTCGGGATGGTCAGACTGTCTGGATGCGGGCTCTTCATCTTCAAATGATGTTACAGTAGATTGCAGCGCTTCGGGAAATGGTTTTGACGGTCACTATAAAAAAGGGACAGCCCTTACTCCGGGCAATACCTTTAAGGTTACCATTGTTAATAACTCACTTTCTGTGGTCAACTTTTCTTTTAATACCAACGATCTTACCCTTTCCGGTGTGGGAGGTATCACCGTGGCATCTGTAAATCCGGCTACGGTCAACATGAATGGAGGAGAATCTGCGCAGGTAACCTACACCTTGTCGGGTACCCCGGATGGTTGCGGTACTCTTCAGGGAGATTGGGTAAAAAGGAGCTTGCACTGTACAGCCACAGTTTCTGTAGAAGCAGCAACGGTTTTTGACTGCAGTAAAGCGGCCTGGTCTGTAGCGGTCTCTCCAGAATATAAACTCACAGGCTTAATGAACGGGCAGTCTTATAGCGGAGTATACAGCATTCCTTATTCAGATGGGGATTGTAGCATTGCTCCGGATGTACTAAGCGCTGAAGGATTAACTTTTTCGTACGCGGGAGGCCCTGTTTCGGGTTCGGGTACAATAGATTACGTGCTTTCGGGGACGTATCAGGGAGCTGATCATGGCGCTGTTACCTTTACTACGGCATCAGGCTGTCAAGTTTATATCGGGGTATGCAGCAGCTGTAAAGAATTATTGGCTCAGGTGCCCGGTACGTCCGATGGGGTGTATTGGATTGATCCCGATCATGAAGGAACCGGTTTTTCACCAATAAAGGCTCAATGTGATATGTCAACAGATGGCGGAGGCTGGACACTTATCCTTAATTATCTGCATCAGGCAGGAGCTACTTCGCCAGCACTTAACATACGATTGGCTACACTTCCTGTCATCGGTTCCTCTACATTAGGAGACAATGAAGCGGAAAATGCTGATTTTTGGGGAAATGCAGGAAGAGCTCTTCAGTTTGCATTGAACTCTACAGAATACCTTTTTTATGGAATTACAAGCGCTCATTCACGAGTTATCCATTTTAAAACCTCGCATGCCGCTTCTATTAACTATTTTAAAACAGGATCCGGAAATGCAGGCGGTATTCGATCATCATTTACGCCGTTTTCAGATCATACCGCGATGATTCCTGGCGCTGCCAATAATGCGATTGCTACAACGATATCGGGACGTGAACTGTGTGAATTTCCTTTTTTTAGATCGGGGCAAAATCACTGGGGAATTGCTGGTTATAATAATCGCTGGGAAGTAGATGATTACCCCAATAATGGCTCAGCAAATACGCTTCACAGAGTTTGGGTAAGATAA
- a CDS encoding fibrinogen-like YCDxxxxGGGW domain-containing protein — protein MKKLFSLLLMTTITLFFSQVGIGTTTPRGGLDINKPTTNVYGLVLPTNSDPANMQNPQGGSIAEGTIMYDSTKDCVRLYKKITNGGSSGWSDCLGAGSSSSDAVTADCRASRNGFTGSYKRGTALTPANTFKITIVNNSFSVVNFSFNTNDLTLSGMGGITVASVNPATVNVNGGESAEVIYTLSGTPDGCGALRGDWVKRSLHCTATASVEGSAVFDCSQGSWSVAVSPEYKLTGLMNGQSYSGVYSIPYSDGDCSLAPDVLSAEGLTFSYAGGPVSGSGTIDYVLSGTYQGTDHGSVTWETAMGCKIYIGPCESCKELKNELSNTANGVYYFNLNKTGVQDITQVYCDMTTDGGGWSLIAINGRSFSGQGQKSVITGENDNGYLPRATVIKMAVIGSQVQLRAGNSATNYAHKITSQPGGAAILALRDPSTVALGEGTWHRSGAVGDFTGNTNISPVGTWQWPASCNSVIATGWPVPYHACGNGDNVHWFMNSTNSNRTYSGDLWASTWIR, from the coding sequence ATGAAAAAATTATTTTCTTTATTGTTAATGACAACAATTACTTTGTTTTTTAGTCAGGTAGGAATAGGCACAACGACTCCTCGAGGAGGTTTGGACATCAACAAACCTACCACTAATGTTTACGGGCTGGTACTGCCCACGAATTCCGATCCGGCTAATATGCAGAATCCTCAGGGAGGAAGTATTGCGGAAGGCACTATTATGTACGACAGCACAAAGGATTGTGTAAGACTTTATAAAAAAATTACGAATGGAGGCTCCTCGGGATGGTCAGACTGTCTGGGTGCCGGCTCATCGTCTTCTGATGCTGTTACAGCGGATTGCCGCGCTTCCAGAAATGGTTTTACCGGCAGCTATAAAAGAGGAACAGCCCTTACCCCGGCCAATACCTTTAAGATTACCATTGTTAATAACTCATTTTCCGTGGTCAACTTTTCTTTTAATACCAATGATCTTACGCTTTCCGGTATGGGAGGCATTACTGTGGCATCTGTAAATCCGGCTACGGTGAATGTTAATGGGGGAGAATCTGCGGAGGTAATCTATACCTTGTCCGGCACCCCGGATGGTTGCGGTGCTCTTCGGGGAGATTGGGTAAAAAGGAGCCTGCACTGTACAGCCACAGCTTCTGTAGAGGGATCAGCGGTATTTGACTGCAGCCAGGGATCCTGGTCTGTTGCTGTTTCTCCAGAATATAAACTAACGGGTCTAATGAACGGGCAGTCTTATAGCGGAGTATACAGCATTCCTTATTCAGATGGGGATTGTAGCCTTGCTCCGGATGTACTAAGCGCTGAAGGATTAACTTTTTCGTACGCGGGAGGCCCTGTTTCGGGTTCGGGTACAATAGATTACGTGCTTTCGGGTACGTATCAGGGTACTGATCATGGCTCTGTTACCTGGGAAACCGCGATGGGATGTAAAATCTATATAGGACCATGTGAAAGTTGTAAAGAATTAAAAAATGAATTATCGAATACAGCCAATGGTGTTTATTATTTTAATCTGAATAAAACAGGGGTTCAGGATATTACTCAGGTATATTGTGATATGACAACAGACGGAGGAGGCTGGTCTTTAATAGCAATTAATGGAAGAAGTTTTTCAGGCCAAGGACAGAAATCTGTAATTACAGGGGAGAATGATAATGGGTACCTGCCTCGAGCTACCGTTATCAAAATGGCTGTTATTGGTTCTCAGGTTCAGCTTAGAGCGGGAAATTCAGCGACAAATTATGCACATAAAATAACCTCCCAACCTGGCGGCGCAGCGATATTGGCTTTAAGAGATCCTAGCACTGTTGCTTTGGGTGAGGGTACATGGCATCGAAGTGGGGCTGTAGGAGATTTTACCGGTAATACTAATATTTCCCCGGTCGGAACATGGCAATGGCCGGCTAGCTGTAATTCTGTTATCGCTACGGGATGGCCGGTTCCCTATCATGCCTGTGGAAATGGAGATAATGTACATTGGTTTATGAATTCGACAAATTCAAACAGAACGTATTCCGGTGATTTATGGGCGTCTACCTGGATAAGATAG
- a CDS encoding fibrinogen-like YCDxxxxGGGW domain-containing protein: MKKLFSLLLMTTITLLFSQVGIGTTTPRGGLDINKPITNIYGLVLPTNSNPANMQNPQGGSIAEGTIMYDSTQDCVRLYKKITNGGSPGWSDCLGAGSSSSDAVTADCRASGNGFTGSYKRGTALTPDNTFKITIVNNSFSVVNFSFNTNDLTLSGMGGITVASVNPATVSINGGESAQVTYTLSGTPDGCGTLQGDWVKRSLHCTATASVEGSAVFDCSKAAWSVAVSPEYKLTGLMNGQSYNGVYSIPYSDGDCNLAPDILSSEGLTFSYAGGPVSGSGTIDYVLSGTYQGTDHGSVTWETAMGCKIYIGPCESCKELKNELSNTANGVYYFNLNKTGVQDITQVYCDMTTDGGGWSLIAINGRSFSGQGQKSVITGENDNGYLPRATVIKMAVIGSQVQLRAGNSATNYAHKITSQPGGAAILALRDPSTVALGEGTWHRSGAVGDFTGNTNISPVGTWQWPASCNSVIATGWPVPYHACGNGDNVHWFMNSTNSNRTYSGDLWASTWIR; this comes from the coding sequence ATGAAAAAATTATTTTCTTTATTGTTAATGACAACAATTACTTTGTTGTTTAGTCAGGTAGGAATCGGTACAACGACTCCTCGAGGAGGTTTGGACATCAACAAGCCTATCACTAATATTTACGGACTGGTACTGCCCACGAATTCCAATCCCGCCAACATGCAGAATCCTCAGGGAGGAAGTATTGCGGAAGGCACTATTATGTACGACAGCACACAGGATTGTGTAAGACTTTATAAAAAAATTACGAATGGAGGCTCCCCGGGATGGTCAGACTGTCTGGGGGCGGGCTCTTCATCTTCAGATGCTGTTACAGCAGATTGTCGCGCTTCGGGAAATGGTTTTACCGGCAGCTATAAAAGAGGAACAGCCCTTACCCCGGACAATACCTTTAAGATTACCATTGTTAATAACTCATTTTCCGTGGTCAACTTTTCTTTTAATACCAATGATCTTACGCTTTCCGGTATGGGAGGCATTACCGTGGCATCTGTAAATCCGGCTACGGTCAGCATCAATGGGGGAGAATCTGCGCAGGTAACCTACACCTTGTCTGGCACCCCGGATGGTTGCGGTACTCTTCAGGGAGATTGGGTAAAAAGGAGCTTGCACTGTACAGCCACAGCTTCTGTAGAGGGATCAGCGGTATTTGACTGCAGTAAAGCGGCCTGGTCTGTAGCGGTCTCTCCAGAATATAAACTAACGGGCTTAATGAACGGGCAGTCTTATAACGGAGTATACAGCATTCCTTATTCAGATGGGGATTGCAATCTTGCTCCGGATATACTAAGTTCTGAAGGATTAACTTTTTCGTATGCAGGAGGTCCTGTTTCGGGTTCGGGTACAATAGATTACGTGCTTTCGGGTACTTATCAGGGTACTGATCATGGCTCTGTTACCTGGGAAACCGCGATGGGATGTAAAATCTATATAGGACCATGTGAAAGTTGTAAAGAATTAAAAAATGAATTATCGAATACAGCCAATGGTGTTTATTATTTTAATCTGAATAAAACAGGGGTTCAGGATATTACTCAGGTATATTGTGATATGACAACAGACGGAGGAGGCTGGTCTTTAATAGCAATTAATGGAAGAAGTTTTTCAGGCCAAGGACAGAAATCTGTAATTACAGGGGAGAATGATAATGGGTACCTGCCTCGAGCTACCGTTATCAAAATGGCTGTTATTGGTTCTCAGGTTCAGCTTAGAGCGGGAAATTCAGCGACAAATTATGCACATAAAATAACCTCCCAACCTGGCGGCGCAGCGATATTGGCTTTAAGAGATCCTAGCACTGTTGCTTTGGGTGAGGGTACATGGCATCGAAGTGGGGCTGTAGGAGATTTTACCGGTAATACTAATATTTCCCCGGTCGGAACATGGCAATGGCCGGCTAGCTGTAATTCTGTTATCGCTACGGGATGGCCGGTTCCCTATCATGCCTGTGGAAATGGAGATAATGTACATTGGTTTATGAATTCGACAAATTCAAACAGAACGTATTCCGGTGATTTATGGGCGTCTACCTGGATAAGATAG
- a CDS encoding T9SS type A sorting domain-containing protein, with protein sequence MKRIFILLNMLPVGIMAQTFTEVPTGMMDIYYGSADVGDMNGDGFPDVVVNGAIDSNGDGEVDTTFNEVYKSDGTTLVPYANLGIDATHLGDIRFVDFNNDGLLDIISTGLSYNDIVNYKHYRFRNTGTGYVKEAELPGKVYGTMEVFDFNHDGKLDYAINGTQYIDGVGFVHELDLYQNTGAGFQVNNGWMQGTQNSSFKMIDLNNDHLLDMIVMGFDTNYEPLFKSYLNENGTLVESQSFPAMSSGKLDFADFNGDGFQDIVVSAQDQNYSGYLGVLMNDGTGQLTLQEIPTGEMSETSVLTGDLNNDGYYDFIVSGNDESNDGVVKIFTYNTTDNSFTENTPTGLNFLGGPGFVNLLDINNDHQLDVLLSGFDWATPGLPSLTKLFKAGSIGTNLKPLPPTNLSFTRAGNRVNFSWSGASDDKTPQNALRYEIKVGSTPGAQDIAKYVVTTPSWFLDLDPSVQNVFWSVKSIDASKVYSDASSESVLGVQNITNLDKEISIYPNPATEKVFIKGEKATAVEMYSIDGRKLNVVLNNDQSINVSHLPKGTYILQLKIKEQTITKKLIVK encoded by the coding sequence ATGAAGAGGATTTTTATTCTATTAAATATGTTGCCTGTAGGAATTATGGCACAAACTTTCACCGAAGTTCCCACAGGGATGATGGATATCTATTATGGATCTGCCGATGTGGGAGACATGAATGGTGATGGTTTTCCCGATGTTGTGGTAAACGGAGCAATAGATTCTAATGGCGATGGGGAGGTAGATACAACTTTTAATGAAGTGTATAAAAGTGATGGCACTACACTAGTTCCTTATGCGAATTTGGGAATTGATGCAACGCATTTAGGAGACATCAGATTCGTTGATTTTAATAATGACGGATTGCTGGATATTATTTCTACAGGATTAAGCTATAATGATATTGTGAATTACAAACATTACCGATTCCGAAATACAGGAACCGGTTATGTGAAAGAAGCAGAACTTCCCGGAAAAGTATATGGAACGATGGAGGTTTTTGATTTTAATCATGACGGAAAATTAGATTATGCCATCAACGGAACTCAGTATATCGACGGAGTTGGTTTTGTACACGAATTAGATTTATACCAAAATACAGGAGCCGGGTTTCAGGTTAACAACGGTTGGATGCAGGGAACTCAGAATTCAAGTTTTAAAATGATCGATCTTAATAATGATCACCTTTTAGATATGATCGTGATGGGCTTTGATACGAATTATGAACCGCTTTTTAAGTCTTATTTAAATGAAAACGGCACTTTGGTGGAATCTCAGAGTTTTCCGGCAATGTCCAGCGGAAAATTAGATTTTGCAGATTTTAATGGAGACGGTTTTCAGGATATTGTAGTTTCTGCGCAGGATCAAAATTATTCAGGATATCTTGGCGTTTTAATGAATGACGGAACGGGACAACTCACGCTTCAGGAAATTCCTACGGGAGAAATGTCTGAAACATCTGTCTTGACTGGAGATTTAAATAACGACGGATATTACGATTTCATTGTTTCAGGAAATGATGAAAGTAATGACGGGGTCGTAAAAATATTTACATATAATACTACAGATAACTCTTTTACAGAGAATACACCTACAGGTTTGAATTTTTTAGGAGGGCCGGGTTTTGTGAATTTACTTGACATTAATAATGATCATCAGCTCGATGTTTTACTCTCCGGATTTGATTGGGCAACTCCGGGGCTTCCTTCATTAACAAAATTATTTAAGGCTGGTTCTATTGGAACCAATCTTAAACCTTTACCTCCTACAAACCTGAGTTTTACAAGAGCCGGAAACCGAGTGAATTTCTCATGGAGTGGCGCTTCGGATGATAAAACACCCCAAAATGCCCTACGATACGAAATAAAAGTAGGTTCTACGCCGGGCGCTCAGGATATTGCCAAATATGTAGTGACAACGCCATCATGGTTTTTAGATCTCGATCCCTCGGTTCAGAATGTTTTTTGGAGCGTGAAATCTATTGATGCTTCAAAAGTGTATTCTGATGCATCTTCGGAAAGTGTTTTAGGAGTTCAGAACATTACTAATTTAGATAAAGAAATTTCAATTTATCCGAATCCGGCAACGGAAAAAGTATTCATTAAAGGAGAAAAAGCAACGGCTGTTGAGATGTATTCAATAGACGGGAGAAAATTGAATGTGGTATTAAATAACGATCAGTCAATCAACGTATCTCATTTGCCAAAAGGAACGTATATCTTACAATTAAAAATAAAAGAACAAACAATCACCAAAAAACTTATCGTTAAATAA
- the rpmB gene encoding 50S ribosomal protein L28 has product MSRICQITGKRAMVGNNVSHANNKTKRRFEINLLEKKFYLPEQDKHVTLKVSAHGLRVINKIGIEEAIERATRNGLIKKN; this is encoded by the coding sequence ATGTCAAGAATTTGCCAAATAACAGGAAAGCGTGCAATGGTTGGTAACAACGTTTCTCACGCTAATAACAAAACGAAGCGTCGTTTTGAAATTAACTTATTGGAGAAGAAATTTTACCTTCCAGAGCAAGATAAGCACGTAACACTGAAAGTATCAGCTCATGGATTGAGAGTGATTAACAAGATTGGAATCGAGGAAGCTATTGAAAGAGCTACAAGAAACGGATTGATTAAAAAGAACTAA
- the rpmG gene encoding 50S ribosomal protein L33 — MAKKGNRVQVILECTEHKESGMPGMSRYISTKNKKNTTERLELKKYNPVLKRSTLHKEIK; from the coding sequence ATGGCAAAAAAAGGAAATAGAGTTCAAGTAATCCTTGAATGTACAGAGCACAAAGAGAGTGGTATGCCAGGAATGTCTAGATACATTTCTACAAAAAATAAAAAGAACACTACAGAGAGATTGGAATTGAAAAAATACAATCCGGTTCTTAAAAGATCTACCCTTCACAAAGAAATCAAGTAA
- a CDS encoding DUF4295 domain-containing protein, with the protein MAKKVVATLQSGQSKKMTKVVKMVKSSKSGAYVFEEKVMNADEVDGFLKK; encoded by the coding sequence ATGGCAAAGAAAGTAGTAGCAACCCTACAAAGCGGACAGTCAAAAAAAATGACTAAAGTTGTGAAAATGGTGAAGTCTTCTAAATCAGGAGCTTACGTTTTCGAAGAAAAAGTAATGAATGCAGACGAAGTTGACGGATTTTTGAAAAAATAA
- the ftsY gene encoding signal recognition particle-docking protein FtsY, whose amino-acid sequence MSWFKNIFKKEEKETLDKGLEKSSQGFFEKMTKAVVGKSKVDDEVLDDLEEILIASDVGASTTIKIIERIEERVARDKYVSVSELDKILRDEISGLLLENPHAGTGNIDTSKKPYVIMVVGVNGVGKTTTIGKLAHQFKSEGKKVVLGAADTFRAAAVDQLVIWSERVGVTIVKQEMGSDPASVAFDTVQSAVAQNADVVIIDTAGRLHNKINLMNELSKIKRVMQKVIPDAPHEILLVLDGSTGQNAFEQAKQFTAATEVNALAVTKLDGTAKGGVVIGISDQFQIPVKYIGVGEKMHDLQLFNGTEFVDSFFKKR is encoded by the coding sequence ATGAGTTGGTTTAAAAATATTTTTAAAAAAGAAGAAAAAGAAACTTTAGATAAAGGGTTGGAAAAATCCAGCCAGGGTTTCTTTGAAAAAATGACGAAGGCCGTAGTCGGTAAAAGCAAAGTAGACGATGAAGTTCTGGATGATCTGGAAGAAATACTTATTGCATCTGATGTAGGCGCATCTACAACCATTAAAATCATAGAAAGAATTGAGGAGCGTGTTGCAAGAGATAAATATGTAAGCGTAAGCGAACTTGATAAAATCCTTCGTGATGAAATTTCAGGTTTATTACTTGAAAATCCTCATGCAGGAACAGGAAATATTGATACTTCAAAAAAACCATATGTAATCATGGTAGTTGGAGTAAATGGTGTAGGAAAAACAACAACGATTGGTAAGCTGGCTCATCAATTTAAATCTGAAGGTAAGAAAGTGGTTCTAGGAGCTGCAGATACCTTTAGAGCTGCTGCTGTAGACCAATTGGTCATCTGGAGCGAAAGAGTGGGTGTAACCATCGTAAAACAGGAAATGGGATCTGATCCCGCTTCTGTTGCTTTTGATACGGTACAAAGCGCCGTGGCTCAAAATGCAGATGTAGTTATTATTGATACGGCAGGAAGGCTTCATAATAAGATCAACCTGATGAATGAACTTTCTAAAATTAAAAGAGTAATGCAAAAGGTAATTCCTGATGCTCCTCACGAGATTTTATTGGTACTTGATGGTTCTACAGGACAAAATGCTTTTGAACAGGCTAAACAATTTACAGCCGCAACCGAAGTGAATGCTTTAGCGGTAACTAAATTAGACGGAACAGCAAAAGGCGGTGTGGTAATCGGTATTTCAGACCAGTTCCAGATTCCTGTAAAATACATTGGTGTTGGGGAAAAAATGCACGACCTTCAGCTTTTCAATGGTACAGAATTTGTAGATTCATTTTTCAAGAAAAGATGA
- a CDS encoding GlsB/YeaQ/YmgE family stress response membrane protein: MGFLTWIIFGLLAGAIAKAIMPGKQGGGWLITIILGIIGAFVGGAVGVYVLHWGDVTTFWNPRSWILAIGGALIVLWIYGMLTKKG; encoded by the coding sequence ATGGGATTTTTAACATGGATTATTTTTGGGCTATTAGCCGGTGCGATCGCTAAAGCAATTATGCCAGGTAAACAAGGAGGTGGCTGGCTGATCACCATTATTTTAGGAATTATAGGAGCTTTTGTAGGAGGAGCAGTTGGAGTATATGTACTTCATTGGGGAGATGTAACAACGTTCTGGAATCCTAGAAGCTGGATCTTAGCCATTGGAGGAGCTTTAATTGTTCTTTGGATCTACGGAATGCTCACCAAGAAAGGCTAA
- the sppA gene encoding signal peptide peptidase SppA: MKSFFKNVLANIVAIVILCAVFFIFFIMLMVFSSMGSDKSVTVKKNSVLTINLKTDILDSPTEEKTDFFSLSKESKSVLIYDVLEAINKAKTDDNIKGISIEADYLNAGITQIDDIRSALEDFKKSGKFVYAYGNGVSQSSYYLGSVAEKYFLHPAGLIELKGLATEVTFFKEFAEKYGIGIEVIRHGKFKSAVEPFLRDDISPENKEQLSTLLNDIWKNTSTKIAASRKIDTAQFRTAVDSLYGMIPEQSLKYKLVDKLAQKSEYDDLLKSKLSLKDKEKLNKVSLSNYIKSYTDESKSGDKIAILYASGSINNGDGYNDIYSEKYVKYIKDLQENDKIKAVVLRINSPGGSANASDEILFELQQLKKKKPLVVSFGDYAASGGYYIAMAADKIYSEPNTLTGSIGVFGVMPYFKELANKNGIHSDIVSTNANSQYYSSLHGLTPYGVTMMTRSVEGTYKRFVHFVTQNRKQTFEQIDNVGGGRVWSGMRAKQIGLVDELGTLNDAVKFAAQKAGLKSYNVSSYPKKMSQFEQIFNGLNEDDISARIIKNKIGKANYEILQQITDEKLKSEVKMEMPYQIKIN; the protein is encoded by the coding sequence ATGAAAAGTTTTTTTAAAAATGTTCTGGCAAATATAGTGGCAATTGTGATATTGTGTGCCGTATTTTTCATCTTTTTTATTATGCTAATGGTCTTCAGCTCGATGGGAAGCGACAAATCTGTAACGGTAAAAAAGAACTCAGTTTTAACGATAAATCTTAAAACCGATATTCTTGACAGCCCTACGGAAGAGAAAACGGATTTCTTCAGTTTAAGCAAAGAAAGTAAAAGCGTCCTTATATATGATGTGTTGGAAGCTATCAATAAAGCGAAGACAGATGATAATATTAAAGGGATAAGCATTGAAGCAGATTATCTGAATGCCGGCATCACACAGATTGATGATATCAGAAGTGCGTTGGAAGATTTTAAGAAAAGCGGAAAATTTGTGTATGCTTACGGAAATGGGGTTTCTCAGTCTTCTTATTATTTAGGATCTGTGGCTGAAAAATATTTTCTTCATCCTGCGGGTTTAATTGAGCTGAAAGGGTTGGCAACTGAGGTTACTTTCTTCAAAGAATTTGCTGAAAAGTACGGAATTGGGATTGAAGTTATCCGTCACGGAAAATTTAAATCTGCGGTAGAGCCTTTTCTTAGAGATGATATTTCTCCTGAAAATAAAGAACAGCTGAGTACTTTATTAAATGACATCTGGAAAAATACTTCTACAAAAATTGCGGCTTCAAGAAAAATTGATACTGCTCAATTCAGAACAGCGGTAGATAGCTTATATGGAATGATTCCTGAGCAAAGTTTAAAATATAAACTGGTTGATAAACTGGCTCAGAAAAGTGAATATGATGATTTATTAAAATCAAAATTAAGTCTTAAAGATAAAGAGAAGCTTAATAAAGTTTCTTTGTCGAATTATATTAAATCTTACACCGACGAAAGTAAATCGGGAGATAAAATTGCTATTCTTTACGCTTCAGGATCTATTAATAATGGAGACGGATATAATGATATTTATTCTGAAAAATATGTAAAGTACATTAAAGATTTACAGGAAAATGATAAAATTAAAGCAGTTGTTTTAAGAATCAATTCTCCTGGCGGAAGTGCAAATGCTTCGGACGAAATTTTGTTTGAACTTCAACAGTTGAAAAAGAAAAAACCTTTGGTAGTTTCTTTTGGTGACTATGCAGCTTCAGGCGGTTATTATATTGCCATGGCGGCTGATAAAATTTATTCTGAACCAAATACCCTTACCGGTTCTATCGGAGTTTTCGGAGTAATGCCTTACTTTAAAGAATTGGCGAATAAAAACGGAATTCACTCAGATATCGTTTCTACAAATGCAAACTCTCAATATTATTCTTCTCTTCACGGTCTTACGCCTTACGGAGTAACAATGATGACAAGAAGCGTGGAAGGAACTTATAAAAGATTCGTTCATTTTGTAACTCAAAACAGAAAACAGACTTTCGAGCAAATCGATAATGTTGGTGGCGGTAGAGTATGGAGTGGTATGAGAGCGAAGCAAATCGGTTTGGTAGATGAACTGGGAACGCTGAATGATGCTGTTAAATTCGCGGCTCAGAAGGCGGGATTAAAGTCTTACAACGTATCTTCTTATCCTAAGAAAATGTCACAGTTTGAGCAGATATTCAATGGCCTAAATGAAGATGATATTTCTGCAAGAATTATTAAAAATAAAATTGGTAAAGCCAACTACGAAATTTTACAGCAGATCACAGACGAAAAGCTAAAATCTGAGGTTAAAATGGAAATGCCTTACCAGATCAAAATCAACTAA
- the folK gene encoding 2-amino-4-hydroxy-6-hydroxymethyldihydropteridine diphosphokinase, whose protein sequence is MSQQKVVLLLGSNLGDKKKNLQTALQKMEQRGINILKNSEFLTSDPVEFASSNIFCNIASIIGTHLSPIQLLNLIKSIENEMGRLDDSKVSGGYTDRIIDIDIVKYNELNFISERLKIPHQKHLFEREFSKILLKDII, encoded by the coding sequence ATGTCGCAGCAAAAGGTAGTTTTGTTACTCGGAAGTAACCTCGGAGATAAAAAAAAAAATTTACAAACCGCACTTCAGAAGATGGAACAGAGAGGAATCAACATATTAAAGAATAGTGAATTCTTAACATCAGACCCTGTAGAATTTGCCAGTTCCAATATTTTTTGTAATATTGCATCAATAATAGGTACGCATCTTTCACCGATTCAGTTGCTTAATTTGATAAAAAGCATTGAAAATGAGATGGGAAGACTTGATGATTCAAAGGTTTCCGGCGGCTATACAGACCGGATTATAGACATTGATATTGTTAAGTACAATGAGTTAAACTTCATCTCAGAAAGATTGAAAATTCCGCATCAAAAACATTTGTTTGAGAGAGAATTTTCTAAAATATTATTAAAAGATATTATCTGA